In Deltaproteobacteria bacterium GWC2_55_46, a single window of DNA contains:
- a CDS encoding tRNA 2-thiouridine(34) synthase MnmA, translating to MSRKKAVVAMSGGVDSSTALALLVEQGYECVGVSMQLWDYSKKEDGSGATPGSCCTLDDIHDARRVAESLGAPFYVVNVEEAFSKEVVDYFISSYTSGSTPNPCIKCNQILKFEVLLNKALGLEADYLATGHYARIERGPWGFSLKKGADQDKDQSYFLFTMTQRQLERVLFPVGSLTKAEVRERARKLGLKTSEKAESQEICFVEEPSYAQFLSERVASAPGDIIDTTGKVLGAHKGLFNYTIGQRKGLSLSGGPFYVLDIDVPSNKVVVGPMDMLYSKGLVAREVNWINPESKEKAGSGLTGVEAKIRYRHAGAKCAVTSRNDGSIEVIFEEPQKAVTPGQAVVIYRGDEVLCGGWIEGAIK from the coding sequence ATGTCTCGTAAGAAGGCCGTGGTCGCCATGAGCGGGGGGGTCGACTCATCCACAGCCCTTGCTCTCCTTGTGGAGCAGGGCTATGAATGCGTCGGCGTCTCGATGCAGCTCTGGGACTACTCCAAAAAAGAGGACGGTAGCGGCGCGACCCCAGGGAGCTGCTGCACCCTTGACGACATCCACGACGCGAGGCGCGTTGCAGAGAGCCTCGGCGCGCCCTTCTACGTCGTAAACGTCGAAGAGGCCTTCTCAAAAGAGGTCGTCGACTACTTCATCTCATCATATACAAGCGGCTCCACCCCAAACCCCTGCATTAAATGCAACCAGATACTAAAGTTCGAGGTCTTGCTCAATAAGGCCCTCGGCCTTGAGGCAGACTATCTCGCCACAGGCCACTACGCCCGGATAGAGCGGGGCCCCTGGGGCTTCTCCCTTAAAAAGGGGGCTGACCAGGATAAAGACCAGAGCTACTTCCTCTTTACAATGACCCAGCGGCAGCTTGAAAGGGTGCTCTTCCCTGTCGGGTCGCTCACCAAGGCAGAGGTGCGCGAGCGCGCCCGTAAGCTCGGCCTCAAGACCTCCGAGAAGGCCGAAAGCCAGGAGATATGCTTCGTTGAAGAGCCGAGCTACGCCCAGTTCCTATCGGAGCGCGTAGCGAGCGCCCCAGGAGATATCATTGACACGACGGGAAAGGTGTTAGGGGCGCACAAGGGGCTTTTCAATTACACCATCGGACAGAGAAAGGGCCTGAGCCTCTCAGGCGGCCCCTTTTATGTCCTCGATATCGACGTGCCCTCTAACAAGGTCGTTGTCGGCCCCATGGACATGCTCTACTCAAAAGGCCTTGTCGCCAGAGAGGTCAACTGGATAAACCCTGAGTCAAAAGAAAAGGCCGGAAGCGGCCTTACCGGTGTCGAGGCGAAGATACGTTACCGCCATGCCGGGGCAAAATGCGCCGTTACCTCAAGAAATGACGGCTCGATAGAGGTCATCTTCGAAGAGCCTCAGAAGGCTGTAACCCCGGGGCAGGCGGTCGTGATATACAGGGGAGACGAGGTGCTCTGCGGCGGCTGGATAGAGGGGGCGATAAAGTGA
- a CDS encoding tRNA (N(6)-L-threonylcarbamoyladenosine(37)-C(2))-methylthiotransferase MtaB, producing the protein MTVAISTLGCKSNQYDSSALEEALRRASLRVVPFPGPADAYIINTCTVTGKTDHESRQTIRKARRSNPDAVVIVTGCYAQVSPGEVSSIEGVDYVVGNPEKAKIVEYLLNGRQSSTVEELGSWQEGTPWTLRASSSSGRTRANLKIQEGCNRACSYCIIPRARGLSKSLPLEKVETEFDTLVEAGYREIILTGIHLGAWGMDLGEGIDITSVLELIEKKGYPCRFRISSLDPDEVTEKLMDILKSSKHICNHLHLTLQSGDDSIIKRMKRPYTRRLFADKVMDLFDAVEGISIGVDVIAGFPGEGEKEFENTFSLLSGLPVSYLHIFPFSKRHGTAAAQDPDQVDQRAIKARCERLHELDEAKRSAFHSRFIGSTASVLVEGVRDRSGLLKGRARNYIQVFLEGADHLKFQMVDASLESLTKGGMAGKAAPSNDGGMA; encoded by the coding sequence ATGACGGTAGCGATATCGACGCTCGGCTGCAAGTCCAACCAGTACGACTCGTCAGCGCTTGAGGAGGCGTTGAGGCGGGCGTCGTTGCGCGTCGTCCCTTTTCCCGGACCTGCCGACGCCTACATAATAAACACCTGCACTGTCACGGGCAAGACAGACCATGAGTCCCGCCAGACTATAAGGAAGGCGCGGAGATCTAACCCGGACGCTGTCGTCATAGTGACCGGCTGTTACGCGCAGGTTTCCCCGGGCGAGGTCAGCTCCATAGAAGGTGTCGATTACGTCGTCGGGAACCCTGAGAAGGCAAAGATAGTCGAGTACCTCTTGAACGGGCGGCAGTCCTCCACCGTAGAGGAGCTGGGCTCATGGCAGGAGGGCACCCCGTGGACCCTGCGGGCCAGCTCTTCGTCGGGGCGCACCAGGGCAAACCTCAAGATACAGGAGGGCTGCAACAGGGCCTGCTCGTACTGCATAATACCGAGGGCAAGGGGCCTTTCCAAGAGCCTGCCGCTTGAGAAGGTCGAGACCGAGTTCGACACGCTCGTGGAGGCGGGATACAGGGAGATAATATTAACCGGCATACACCTTGGCGCGTGGGGCATGGATCTCGGGGAAGGCATCGACATAACGTCCGTACTCGAGCTGATAGAAAAGAAGGGCTATCCATGCAGGTTCAGGATAAGCTCGCTCGACCCTGACGAGGTCACGGAAAAGCTCATGGATATCCTCAAAAGCTCCAAACATATATGCAACCACCTGCACCTCACCTTGCAAAGCGGTGACGATTCCATAATAAAACGGATGAAGCGGCCATACACCAGGAGGCTCTTCGCCGATAAAGTCATGGACCTCTTTGACGCGGTCGAAGGGATATCCATCGGGGTCGACGTCATCGCCGGTTTTCCGGGAGAAGGGGAGAAAGAATTCGAGAATACCTTCTCGCTCCTGTCAGGGCTACCCGTATCGTACCTCCACATATTCCCGTTTTCAAAGAGGCACGGCACAGCAGCAGCCCAGGACCCGGACCAGGTAGACCAGCGCGCCATAAAGGCACGGTGCGAGAGGCTCCATGAGCTTGACGAAGCCAAAAGAAGCGCCTTCCATTCCCGTTTCATCGGAAGTACGGCGAGCGTGCTCGTCGAAGGCGTCCGCGACAGGTCCGGCCTCCTCAAGGGAAGGGCGCGAAACTACATACAGGTCTTCCTCGAAGGCGCGGACCATCTAAAGTTTCAAATGGTAGACGCAAGCCTTGAATCCCTGACAAAGGGAGGCATGGCAGGCAAGGCAGCACCCTCAAACGACGGAGGTATGGCTTGA
- a CDS encoding ribonuclease III, with protein MKKVFVHRSFLNEKEGTGLKSNERLEFLGDAILSNIISHMLFRKFPDIHEGELTRMRAKLVNRLSLAGLAREVQLGKYLLLGKGERLSGGVENPTLLAGVFEAFIAAIYFQQGFHKTFEYIEKLFTPLIEDALDGPGHFDFKPRLQELSQKIFKEAPVYSLLSEKGPPHRKIFEVEVSVTGVVLGSGSAQRKKDAEQAAAGEALRNMTERFAEFFPGHMPENGLHGA; from the coding sequence ATGAAAAAGGTCTTTGTCCACAGGTCGTTCCTTAACGAAAAGGAGGGGACCGGGCTTAAGTCAAACGAGCGGCTCGAGTTCCTTGGCGACGCCATCCTCTCGAACATCATAAGCCACATGCTCTTCAGGAAGTTCCCGGATATTCACGAAGGCGAGCTCACCAGGATGAGGGCAAAGCTGGTGAACAGGCTCTCTCTGGCGGGCCTTGCGCGCGAGGTACAGCTCGGTAAATATCTGCTCCTCGGCAAGGGAGAGCGCTTGAGCGGCGGGGTTGAGAACCCGACCCTCCTCGCCGGAGTCTTCGAGGCCTTCATAGCCGCCATATACTTTCAGCAGGGCTTCCATAAGACCTTCGAGTACATCGAGAAGCTCTTCACCCCTCTCATCGAGGACGCCCTCGACGGGCCGGGCCATTTTGATTTCAAGCCCAGGCTCCAGGAGCTTTCGCAAAAGATATTCAAGGAGGCCCCGGTCTATTCCCTCTTGAGCGAAAAAGGGCCGCCACACAGGAAGATATTCGAGGTGGAGGTATCAGTTACCGGGGTAGTCCTCGGCTCAGGGTCGGCCCAGAGAAAGAAGGATGCCGAGCAGGCGGCGGCAGGCGAGGCCTTAAGGAACATGACAGAGCGCTTCGCCGAATTTTTCCCCGGCCACATGCCGGAAAACGGCCTTCATGGCGCATAA
- a CDS encoding excinuclease ABC subunit A, which produces MDRIVIKGARVHNLKSIDIEIPRDKLVVITGVSGSGKSSLAFDTIYAEGQRRYVESLSVYARQFLEQMDKPDVESIEGLSPAISIEQKTTSKNPRSTVGTVTEVYDYLRLLFARVGKPHCYSCGRLISSQTIQQMADRVMELPQGSKIVLLSPIVRGRKGEYKKELESLRKDGYTKARIDGETKDLEDVHALDKRRKHYIDVIIDRLVIKEGILRRLTDSLEVAARLAGGLVKVDSLGGRELLFNEKLSCAECGISYPEINPTTFSFNSPYGACPECKGLGEKFYFDPELIIPDNGLSLREGAVAAWSRSGGKKAAGWYLNMLASLSRHYKFSLDTPYKKLPSRIKDIVLNGSGEEELEFRHEGERSKYTYTAPFEGVLGNLDRRYRETGSEDVREDLERFMNSQPCPVCEGARLKKEALFIKLDNRSIWDLTRMSIKESLKFFRSLKLSAVEQEIARRILKEVGERLGFLSNVGLDYISLDRPAATLSGGEGQRIRLATQIGSSLVGVLYILDEPSIGLHQRDNRRLLAALRRLRDMGNSVIVVEHDEETMQEADHIIDMGPGAGLWGGTVVAEGSYDEICRSDKSLTGKYLSGEFEIPVPKERKKPDGRALVIKGARANNLKDVTARFPLGLMTCVTGVSGSGKSTLVVDTLYRSLARRLYDSKARAGEVSSIAGLDYIDKVIDIDQSPIGRTPRSNPATYTGLFTPIRDLFSQLPESKARGYSPGRFSFNVKGGRCEACKGDGLIKVEMHFLPDVYVTCDVCGGHRYNRDTLEVRYKGKNISECLDLSVAEALAFFEHIPAVKEKLQTLHDVGLGYVKLGQPSTTLSGGEAQRIKLSRELSKRATGKTVYILDEPTTGLHFADIQKLLDVLSSLRETGNTIVIIEHNLDVIKSADHIIDLGPEGGDGGGRIVAEGTPEEVATVRASHTGAFLKDILRKKPV; this is translated from the coding sequence ATGGACAGGATAGTAATAAAGGGCGCGAGGGTACATAACCTCAAGTCCATCGACATAGAGATCCCCAGGGACAAGCTCGTTGTCATAACGGGTGTCTCCGGCTCCGGCAAATCCTCGCTGGCCTTTGACACCATCTACGCCGAGGGGCAGAGGAGGTACGTCGAAAGCCTCTCTGTCTACGCGAGACAGTTCCTCGAGCAGATGGATAAACCCGATGTCGAGTCGATCGAAGGCCTCTCCCCGGCCATCTCCATAGAGCAGAAGACCACCTCCAAAAACCCCCGTTCGACAGTCGGCACCGTAACCGAGGTCTACGACTACCTGAGGCTCCTTTTCGCCAGGGTCGGCAAGCCCCACTGCTACAGCTGCGGCCGTCTTATATCATCCCAGACCATCCAGCAGATGGCCGACAGGGTGATGGAGCTTCCGCAGGGCTCGAAGATAGTCCTGCTGTCGCCTATTGTCCGGGGAAGGAAGGGCGAGTACAAAAAAGAGCTGGAGTCTCTCCGGAAGGACGGCTACACAAAGGCCAGGATAGACGGCGAGACAAAGGACCTGGAGGACGTCCACGCCCTCGACAAGAGGAGAAAGCATTACATCGACGTCATCATAGACAGGCTCGTCATAAAAGAGGGGATACTCCGGAGGCTTACCGACTCCCTTGAAGTGGCCGCCCGCCTCGCTGGAGGGCTCGTCAAGGTCGACAGCCTGGGCGGCAGGGAGCTTCTATTCAACGAAAAACTCTCCTGCGCCGAGTGCGGCATAAGCTACCCGGAGATAAACCCGACCACTTTTTCATTCAATAGCCCATACGGCGCCTGCCCGGAGTGCAAGGGCCTCGGTGAGAAGTTCTATTTCGACCCGGAGCTTATCATCCCTGACAATGGCCTCTCCTTAAGGGAAGGGGCTGTGGCGGCCTGGAGCAGGTCCGGTGGAAAGAAGGCCGCTGGCTGGTATCTTAATATGCTCGCGTCGCTGTCGAGGCATTATAAATTCAGCCTCGATACCCCTTATAAAAAGCTCCCGTCCAGGATAAAAGATATCGTGCTCAACGGCTCTGGCGAGGAAGAATTAGAGTTCAGGCACGAGGGCGAGCGCAGCAAGTACACCTACACCGCTCCTTTTGAGGGCGTGCTCGGAAATCTCGATCGGCGCTACCGCGAGACCGGCTCCGAGGACGTGCGCGAAGACCTTGAGAGGTTCATGAACTCGCAGCCATGCCCGGTCTGCGAGGGGGCGAGGCTCAAGAAAGAGGCCCTCTTCATAAAGCTCGACAACAGGTCTATCTGGGACCTCACGAGGATGTCGATAAAGGAATCGCTTAAGTTCTTCAGGTCGCTCAAGCTCTCGGCGGTGGAGCAGGAGATAGCGAGGAGGATACTCAAGGAGGTCGGCGAAAGGCTCGGCTTCCTCTCGAACGTGGGCCTTGACTACATCTCGCTCGACAGGCCGGCAGCGACCCTTTCCGGAGGCGAGGGGCAAAGGATCAGGCTCGCCACCCAGATAGGAAGCTCCCTTGTGGGCGTCCTTTACATACTCGATGAGCCGTCGATAGGCCTCCACCAGAGGGACAACAGGCGGCTCCTGGCGGCCCTCAGAAGGCTCCGCGACATGGGCAACTCCGTAATAGTGGTAGAGCACGATGAGGAGACTATGCAGGAGGCCGACCATATAATAGACATGGGCCCCGGCGCCGGACTTTGGGGCGGGACTGTAGTGGCCGAGGGCAGCTATGACGAGATATGCAGGAGCGATAAGTCGCTTACAGGCAAGTACCTCTCAGGCGAATTCGAAATACCGGTGCCGAAGGAAAGAAAGAAGCCGGATGGCAGGGCGCTGGTCATAAAGGGGGCCCGCGCCAATAACCTGAAAGATGTGACCGCCAGGTTCCCGCTCGGCCTCATGACCTGCGTTACGGGTGTTTCAGGCTCCGGCAAGAGCACCCTTGTGGTCGATACCCTTTACAGGAGCCTCGCCAGAAGGCTCTATGATTCAAAGGCGAGGGCAGGCGAGGTCTCGTCTATAGCGGGACTTGATTACATAGACAAGGTAATAGACATAGACCAGTCGCCCATAGGCAGGACGCCCAGGTCAAACCCGGCCACATATACGGGCCTCTTTACTCCCATAAGGGACCTCTTCAGCCAGCTCCCCGAATCAAAGGCGAGGGGCTACAGCCCCGGCAGGTTCAGCTTCAACGTGAAGGGCGGCAGGTGCGAGGCATGCAAGGGGGACGGCCTCATAAAGGTAGAGATGCACTTCCTGCCTGACGTCTACGTCACCTGCGACGTTTGCGGCGGCCACAGGTACAACCGCGACACGCTCGAGGTTAGGTACAAGGGCAAGAACATATCCGAATGTCTTGACCTCTCTGTTGCCGAGGCGCTCGCCTTTTTCGAGCACATACCGGCCGTGAAGGAGAAGCTCCAGACCCTTCACGACGTCGGCCTCGGCTACGTCAAGCTCGGGCAGCCCTCCACGACCCTTTCGGGCGGCGAGGCCCAAAGGATAAAGCTTTCAAGGGAGCTTTCAAAGAGGGCTACCGGAAAGACCGTCTACATACTCGACGAGCCCACCACAGGCCTCCATTTCGCGGACATACAGAAGCTCCTCGACGTGCTCTCAAGCCTTCGCGAGACTGGCAATACCATAGTGATAATCGAGCATAACCTCGACGTCATAAAGTCGGCCGACCATATCATAGACCTTGGCCCGGAAGGCGGCGACGGCGGCGGGCGCATAGTTGCCGAAGGCACCCCAGAGGAGGTGGCAACGGTCAGGGCATCCCACACCGGGGCCTTTTTGAAGGATATCCTTAGAAAAAAGCCGGTTTGA
- a CDS encoding 4-hydroxythreonine-4-phosphate dehydrogenase PdxA, protein MKPNIVITMGDPAGVGPELALKALQDRHVRSLCNPVVIGDAGLLAFLARKLGLKRPGDSDVASVSVLDVKKLRAGVPQKEAGKAFVSYIEEAVFMTAIGDAAAMVTCPISKEAARKAGFPFPGHTEFIAHLTGTDDYVMMLGGTDLKVVLVTIHEAIRDVPGLITRRSILRTLRVTDRAFRTDFGMKRPRIAVCGLNPHAGEAGIFGDEEKKTIGPAVRKAMEEGINAIGPLPPDTVFYRAVRKKEFDCVVAMYHDQGLGPLKLLHFEDGVNATLGLPIIRTSVDHGTAYDIAWKGIASHRSLVAAIEMAVEMARNRQGAEKKAISLSLVCSPAFLFRA, encoded by the coding sequence ATGAAGCCAAATATCGTGATAACTATGGGCGACCCCGCAGGGGTCGGCCCTGAGCTGGCCCTGAAGGCCCTGCAGGACAGGCACGTAAGGTCGCTTTGCAACCCTGTCGTCATAGGCGACGCCGGGCTGCTTGCCTTCCTTGCCAGGAAGCTCGGCCTCAAAAGGCCCGGCGACAGCGATGTTGCAAGCGTCTCTGTCCTGGACGTGAAGAAGCTAAGGGCAGGCGTTCCTCAGAAAGAAGCTGGCAAGGCATTCGTCTCTTATATAGAAGAGGCGGTCTTCATGACGGCCATAGGGGACGCCGCTGCCATGGTGACCTGCCCCATAAGCAAGGAGGCGGCCCGGAAGGCCGGCTTCCCGTTTCCGGGGCATACCGAGTTTATAGCTCATCTTACCGGCACAGACGATTATGTGATGATGCTCGGCGGCACGGATTTGAAAGTAGTCCTCGTTACCATACACGAGGCCATACGCGACGTGCCAGGCCTCATCACAAGGAGGTCGATACTCCGGACTTTGAGGGTCACCGACAGGGCGTTCAGGACCGATTTCGGGATGAAGAGGCCGAGGATAGCTGTCTGCGGCTTGAACCCGCACGCCGGAGAGGCGGGGATCTTCGGGGACGAGGAGAAAAAGACCATAGGGCCAGCCGTCAGGAAGGCCATGGAAGAGGGGATAAACGCGATAGGGCCGCTACCGCCCGATACGGTCTTCTACAGGGCCGTGAGAAAAAAAGAGTTCGACTGCGTCGTGGCCATGTACCATGACCAGGGACTCGGACCGCTAAAGCTACTTCACTTCGAGGACGGGGTCAACGCTACCCTCGGTCTCCCCATCATAAGGACGTCGGTAGACCACGGCACGGCTTATGATATAGCCTGGAAGGGTATCGCGAGCCACAGGAGCCTTGTAGCCGCTATAGAGATGGCGGTAGAGATGGCCAGGAACAGGCAGGGCGCAGAAAAAAAGGCCATTAGCCTGAGTCTGGTTTGTTCCCCTGCGTTTTTATTTAGGGCATAA
- a CDS encoding transcription-repair coupling factor, with protein sequence MSISESEKEYTLKNAVREISALAPGREFKISGLYGSSRAFLLASAFRSLNRPVLAVLPDQESAEAFADDLRFFLGSKEVLLYPAPEVLPFESLPAHPDIQAQRMEVLFDLLSKKVFIALTTASNLLQKVTPKEALSQKVVIIKKGEEVERDSLTATLQETGYSRMSMVEERGEMSIRGGILDIFPPMYDSPIRIEFFGDEVESIRAFDVATQRSLADLDEARILPARETTLQRSSRIGARERLIDRAEELGVKREAWEPLSDKLRDGNILGMDFLLPLFYKGLDTLFDYLRDDSLVAIIEPDLVTSGMDAFGNDVAEAARRLSVHNEFFVEPGSRYLCAEEARSELAKRAVLKIESLRGEGAQVFTEGNLDLRQEISFRKGEEIFKPLADRIAAWTEANNRVFIIAHNKGQAERTRELLEGYGLNASVERAELPLAQENGLFIATGALSTGFRLPSESVVIVSEEEVFGERVKRRAPPSRKLDAFLTQLQDLSLGDFIVHKQHGIGLYRGLKKLSIDGVENEFLLVEYRGGDRLYLPVWRMDLVSKYHGLEGSSPDLDKLGGPGWEKTKRKVKQAVEKLAGELLKLYAERAVAEGFAFSPPDRLFHEFEAGFEYEETPDQARAIEETLKDMEEPRPMDRLICGDVGYGKTEVAIRAAFKAVLDKKQVAMLVPTTILAQQHFRTFSNRLAPYPVTVEVLSRFRSRAEQKDVVKRLAEGRVDIIIGTHRLLQSDIEFTDLGLIVIDEEHRFGVAHKEKLKKLRAKVDVLTLTATPIPRTLHMSLASIRELSIINTPPEDRLAIKTQVVRFDEDIVREAIERELARGGQVFFVHNRIQSIAVMEEMLRRAVPHARVAVAHGQMKEGELEKKMLGFINKESDILLSTAIIESGLDIPAANTIIINRADRFGLAELYQLRGRVGRSKHRAYAYFVCPSMADITGDARKRIEVIQELCEPGSGFRIASYDLEIRGAGDLLGTAQSGNIAEVGFDMYTQLLEQAVREMKGEVVEEAIEPEINLRLSQYIPEDYVPEARQRLNLYKRFSSIAAEDEIYTIMEELEDRYGPVPALVENLLNAATLKLMLKALNARELTQKGTRLYLSFERTEGRLPPEKASRKAMELARKEPKRYRVTPEGRFVLFMGQDEAPLEAARYVLKELLKG encoded by the coding sequence ATGTCCATATCAGAATCAGAAAAAGAGTATACCTTAAAAAACGCGGTGCGCGAGATCTCAGCCCTCGCGCCGGGGCGCGAGTTCAAGATAAGCGGCCTATATGGCTCTTCCAGGGCTTTTCTGCTCGCATCTGCCTTCAGGTCGCTCAACAGGCCGGTCCTTGCGGTCCTGCCGGACCAGGAGAGCGCGGAGGCCTTTGCCGATGATTTAAGGTTCTTCCTCGGCAGCAAAGAGGTGCTCCTGTACCCCGCCCCTGAGGTGCTCCCCTTCGAGTCCCTGCCAGCCCACCCGGATATCCAGGCGCAGAGGATGGAGGTCCTCTTCGACCTCCTTTCAAAAAAGGTTTTCATCGCGCTCACCACCGCCTCGAACCTGCTGCAGAAGGTCACTCCCAAAGAAGCGCTCTCTCAGAAGGTCGTCATCATCAAAAAAGGCGAAGAGGTCGAAAGGGACTCTCTTACAGCCACCCTTCAAGAGACGGGCTACTCCAGGATGTCGATGGTAGAGGAGCGCGGAGAGATGTCCATAAGGGGAGGGATATTGGACATATTCCCGCCCATGTACGACTCTCCCATACGGATCGAGTTCTTTGGCGACGAGGTCGAATCGATCAGGGCCTTCGATGTCGCGACCCAGAGGTCGCTTGCCGACCTCGACGAGGCGCGCATACTGCCCGCAAGGGAGACTACCCTTCAGAGGTCTTCGAGGATAGGGGCGAGGGAACGGCTTATAGATCGGGCCGAAGAGCTGGGCGTCAAGCGAGAGGCGTGGGAGCCGCTTTCAGACAAGCTCCGGGACGGTAACATCCTCGGCATGGATTTTCTCCTCCCGCTATTCTACAAAGGCCTTGATACGCTCTTCGACTACCTGAGGGATGATTCTCTCGTCGCTATCATCGAGCCAGACCTGGTCACAAGCGGCATGGATGCCTTCGGTAATGATGTAGCCGAAGCGGCAAGGAGGCTCTCTGTCCATAACGAGTTCTTCGTTGAGCCCGGCAGCCGCTATCTTTGCGCTGAAGAGGCCAGAAGCGAGTTGGCAAAAAGGGCGGTATTGAAGATAGAGTCGCTAAGGGGCGAAGGCGCGCAAGTTTTTACTGAGGGGAACCTTGACTTAAGGCAGGAGATATCCTTCAGAAAGGGCGAAGAGATCTTTAAGCCGCTGGCCGACAGGATAGCCGCGTGGACAGAGGCCAATAATCGAGTCTTTATAATCGCCCATAACAAGGGACAGGCTGAAAGGACAAGGGAGCTGCTTGAAGGGTACGGACTCAATGCGTCGGTTGAAAGGGCAGAGCTGCCGCTTGCTCAGGAGAACGGCCTTTTTATCGCCACAGGCGCTCTTTCTACAGGCTTCAGGCTCCCTTCGGAATCGGTCGTAATAGTCTCAGAGGAAGAGGTCTTCGGTGAAAGGGTCAAAAGGAGGGCGCCGCCTTCGAGAAAGCTCGACGCCTTTCTTACCCAGCTCCAGGACTTAAGCCTCGGGGATTTCATAGTACACAAGCAGCACGGCATCGGCCTTTACAGGGGACTCAAGAAGTTATCCATAGACGGGGTCGAAAACGAGTTTCTCCTTGTCGAGTACAGGGGCGGGGACAGGCTCTATCTCCCTGTCTGGAGGATGGACCTTGTAAGCAAGTACCACGGCCTTGAGGGCAGCTCTCCTGATCTCGATAAGCTCGGCGGCCCTGGCTGGGAGAAGACAAAGAGGAAGGTAAAGCAGGCTGTCGAGAAGCTCGCCGGAGAGCTTTTAAAGCTCTACGCCGAAAGGGCGGTGGCAGAGGGGTTTGCCTTCTCTCCGCCTGACAGGCTCTTCCACGAATTCGAGGCAGGTTTCGAGTATGAAGAGACCCCGGACCAGGCCAGGGCCATAGAAGAGACGTTGAAGGACATGGAAGAGCCGAGGCCCATGGACAGGCTCATCTGCGGTGACGTGGGCTACGGCAAGACAGAGGTCGCCATACGCGCGGCGTTCAAGGCGGTGCTCGATAAAAAGCAGGTGGCGATGCTCGTGCCCACCACCATACTCGCTCAGCAGCACTTCAGGACCTTCTCGAATAGGCTCGCCCCTTATCCGGTCACGGTCGAGGTGCTCTCGCGTTTCAGGTCAAGGGCGGAGCAGAAGGACGTAGTAAAGAGGCTCGCCGAAGGCAGGGTGGACATAATAATCGGCACGCACAGGCTCCTCCAGAGCGACATAGAGTTCACCGACCTGGGCCTTATAGTAATAGACGAAGAGCACAGGTTCGGCGTGGCGCATAAGGAAAAGCTCAAGAAGTTGAGGGCGAAGGTAGACGTGCTCACGCTTACCGCCACCCCCATTCCCAGGACCCTTCACATGTCGCTTGCTTCCATCAGGGAGCTTTCGATAATAAACACGCCGCCGGAGGACAGGCTCGCCATCAAGACGCAGGTGGTGAGGTTCGACGAGGATATCGTAAGAGAGGCGATAGAGAGGGAGCTTGCGCGCGGGGGGCAGGTCTTCTTCGTCCATAACAGGATACAGTCGATAGCGGTCATGGAAGAGATGCTCAGGCGCGCCGTGCCGCACGCGCGTGTGGCTGTGGCGCACGGACAGATGAAGGAAGGGGAGCTTGAAAAGAAGATGCTCGGCTTCATAAACAAGGAGTCCGACATACTCCTTTCGACCGCCATCATCGAATCCGGCCTCGATATCCCCGCCGCGAATACGATCATAATAAACAGGGCCGACAGGTTCGGCCTGGCCGAGCTTTACCAGCTCCGGGGGCGGGTGGGAAGAAGCAAGCACCGCGCCTATGCCTATTTCGTCTGCCCTTCCATGGCAGATATTACCGGGGACGCGAGGAAGAGGATAGAGGTCATCCAGGAGCTCTGCGAGCCGGGCTCCGGCTTCAGGATCGCCTCTTACGACCTTGAGATAAGGGGCGCGGGCGACCTCCTCGGCACCGCGCAGTCCGGCAACATCGCCGAGGTCGGTTTTGATATGTACACGCAGCTCCTTGAGCAGGCCGTAAGGGAGATGAAGGGCGAGGTGGTCGAGGAGGCCATTGAGCCGGAGATAAACTTGAGGCTTTCGCAGTATATCCCCGAGGATTACGTGCCGGAGGCGCGCCAGAGGCTAAACCTCTACAAGCGCTTCTCGTCTATCGCCGCGGAGGACGAGATATATACGATAATGGAAGAGCTGGAAGACAGGTATGGCCCGGTCCCAGCGCTCGTCGAGAACCTTTTAAATGCCGCTACCCTCAAGCTCATGCTCAAGGCCCTGAACGCCAGGGAGCTTACGCAGAAGGGCACAAGGCTCTATCTATCGTTCGAGCGCACGGAAGGGCGCCTTCCCCCTGAAAAGGCCTCCAGAAAGGCGATGGAGCTGGCGCGCAAGGAGCCGAAGAGGTACAGGGTCACTCCAGAGGGCAGGTTCGTGCTCTTCATGGGCCAGGACGAAGCCCCTCTTGAGGCGGCCAGATATGTATTGAAAGAGCTTCTTAAGGGGTGA